The stretch of DNA ATTTTTGATGGTGAAATGGTGTAAATGACTGAAATCCTCGATCCTTATCCATTTAAATcacaaaaatcatgtttctaaCTCACACTTTTGTCCGGGGGCGCTAGGGCGGTTGAAAATGGCCGCCCCAGCGCGAGCCTTTATGTTTAAATACCTAAAATTTGGTACAGGAGCGCTAGGGCGGTTAAATTTGACCGCTGGGGCGCCCCCTGCACACAGGCTCATCAGTGTTTGCTAAAAATGAAcatcttcccttcataatttgaaaaagtggtcaacatgaaagttatagctctatgtcttggctttcatctccaattgacctcatgtcatttgaatatGCGAATaaagagttatgctcattctcctaacatgtgtcagtgcaagAACGACTAGACGTGCGACACACTTCGGGgtacttttggcttgtcttccacggtgatttgaacaaaactcaaaacatgaaagttgtagcgttatatcttagctttctaatggttgtggcctcacacaatttggatcaatatccaaatcattatgctaaaacccgtaagaACTggcatattttcatctcatttcctgcaTTTCAATACCAACTTCTATTACACAGCTTTATTTACACATATTACTATAACTATTTAGAcaaatattcattctcaatatacCATGGACAATATAGAAACcatattcaatctcaacatctaTATCAATCGATGTCAATAGGCCCATATGCATAATACAAGGAGTAGTAGCGGCATCTTTCATGTAAATCATAATGAATCCGGTAAGCACATAACAAACGACATAAACACATTAATCATTTATACGAGTAATCTGGCATTACAACATCTTTGCAGGTATTCTTCCTATGTTTTTTTCCAGTCCAAATGCATTTCCAGGTGCTGACATAAGTAAAAGTGCCACTAATGCTGGAGATTGTCCCAGACGATCTTGCAACTGTTTCAGTGTTGATACTATTCCTAATGCTGCGGCAAAGGTTGGTCCTGCTGTTGTGAATTTGTCAGTACCACAAGGTAtgctttcttatttttttatggaattattatAATCCACAGCACAGCATATCATAAATCTATTGTTAAAGATTAGTTTTTGGCAGGTTTTGGTGGGATGACTATGGGTAAAAGTGTGGGATCAGGAACGATAATTGATGAGGATGGTACTATCTTGACTTGTGCTCATGTAGTAGTTGATTTCCAAGGATTAAGATCTTCATCCAAGGGAAAAGTCTGTGCCAGTGCATCCCTGTTATGCATGGAATGTTATACAGGTGAATATCTAATATAATTTATCAATCATTTTAGCAGGTTGAGGTGACGTTGCAAGATGGTCGCACATTTGAGGGCACAGTAGTGAATGCTGATTTACATTCAGACATAGCGTTAGTGAAGATCAAATCTAAAACTCTACTTCCGACTGCAAAACTTGGCTCCTCAAGTATGCTTCGCCCTGGGGACTTGGTGGTAGCTATGGGTTGTCCCCTTACTCTTCAAAATACTGTAACTGCAGGTATTGTAAGGTAATTAGGTCTTAAAGGGCTTGAACTTTCATTACCTCTAACATCTGCTGTTTGTTTTAGATGCCACTTAACACTATCAAAAATTGGATTCAAAGctttgaattatttaaaatatatttactaactAATGAAGTGAACTATGTATATGGAAGTATAATTTTTTTCGTTATTCCTGATGCTATATTTACCATGGCATTTAGTTGTGTTGATCGCAAGAGCAGTGACTTAGGTCTAGGGGGCTTCCGAAGAGAATACTTACAGACTGACTGTGCCATTAATGAGGTAAAAAGTTCTTTGGCTCACACTTCCTTTAAAGAAATTAATGTTTTTGATCTCCCTTTCATCCCATATTTGGGAGCATTCTGGTCAGGCGATCCCATGATCGGAGAGTTTTGTTATTGTGAATGGGTACTAATAGGCATTATTGTTTGTCATCTCAATATAGTTTTCAAAATTACATGGTTATAATTTGGAGGTTTTGGTTTCTCTTTGTGCTGAGTGCTGAAGGATGGTTTAAAATGCAAGTGTTGTCTGTGTTTTTTTCAATGGGGTGAAATTGTATTTTCCCGAACAAGTTACAGTCATTATGTTATTGCATTTTCCAAATGGTATTATCATGTATGAGCATATTCTCTGTGGAGGTTGTTGATGAAATCTCCTTCTATAAGTCTTCAATTATTGTAAGAATAATTTATCTGTTGGGTTTTTAACATCCTGTAACGTGGGAACTAGTGTCATTAATGCtcaatatttaattttgtgGCAAGATGGATCATACATAACTTACTCCATTCAACTAGCAGAAACCTTGCTATAAATCACTTGTCTTCTTTGCACCCGTTGTTGTTAGAATAAAGAGGTTTGTTATTCTAAAACCCTTTCCTTTCTTTTGTGTGACTGCAGGGTAATTCTGGAGGACCTCTAGTTAATGTTTATGGAGAAATTGTTGGTGTCAATATCATGAAAGTATTGGGGGCTGATGGATTGAATTTTGCTGTGCCAATTGACTCTGTCTCCACAATAATCAAGCACTTCAAAAGAAACGGGTGAGTAAACTTCCatttatctccagtttataacTCACTCCGAGCACACAAGCACTGACTGAAATTCTGAATCCATTGTCTTCTCTTTGTTATCTCACTAATATCCTCTTTCCTCAGCTTGAATCAAGATCTTTTCTAGATTCTCTTGGAAATTCCTCAATTTTTTAGGTTGAAAGAACCTCTCCTGATTCCTTAACCGTATGCTATTGGATAGTTATTGAACTTTTAAAGATACCAGCTCATCCTTTTTCTCATTCCTTGCAGTATGGTAGTAGACTTTTACAAACACGGTCTTTGTGTATTCCTTTAACTTGTGTTGCTTTTACCCTAGTAAACTGACTTCATTTGGCTTCAAGTAAAAGATTGTGGCTGTAGGTCTCCTACCTTAGGGTGTGTGGGGAACATTAAACGTTGACTTACTCTGTTATGCCACCACTTTAGGAACTTGTTAAAATGTTCTGATTctgattttttatttgtttgttaAATGTAGGAGAGTTGTTCGAACGTGGCTGGGACTGAAAATGATTGATCTCAATGACATGATCACGTCACAACTTAAGGACAACAATCCCGCTTTTCCAAATGTAAATAAAGGTCTTCTTGTATCTGTGGTAAGATCTTAATCAAATGCATGAAATTCTATTTTGTGGTGGTGTGGTGGAGTGAGGGCTGGAGTGATCAATTTTTCTTCCCTTCAGGATGGGCTTGAGAACGTAAGTTCATTATGCCTTAGCAGATTTCTAAGGAATTAACAGATAATATCAACGAGTACCAATGTGTTGAATgattttctttgagaaattcTAATATTGGTGagattcatcatctttaatcgATGAAGAAATATAAAACTTGGTAATTTGTCAATCTGAGATGCACAATATTCAATTTGTCTATATTAAAATCCTATACAGCTGAGACTTAGGGTTTAAATATTAACGTGTTTTCATGTTGGTGAGATTTTCGTTTGTCCTCTCGTTTGTATTTGTTAACTACCATGCTAAGACCCACACTTTTAGATAGAGATAAGCCAAACTGTGCCTTTGGATCGAGATTATCCTTTACTTTTGCTCTACTTTTCCCTGCAACTTGTGTCAGTTCCTCTCCCTTTGATACGTGCTGCTTCAGCAACTGTAATATATGGAGCCAAAGATGTGAGATTTACTTTCTATCCTTTGATTTTGGGCCATGATATGTAATTGttgttattttaatatttttattattttgcttTATGGTGAGGACCAATAGTAAAGGGGAATGTAATCCGTTTTCCGAAAAACTGATAAATAATTTAGATCCTTTCACATATATTGGCTTAAGTGATTGCATTAAGAATGTTTCTGCATTGGCTAAGGTAGATGTTACATGGTTCAGTTTGATTCATCTGATAGTTGTTGCAATGGAGGCACAGAGTAAAGGTTCCACCTTCTGAAATGACATGGTTTCACTCAATAGTTCTCTGGAAAAAGAAAGAAtgatggaaattttttttttcaggtaTCACCAGGTTCTCCAGCTGATCGTGCTGGATTTCGTCCTGGGGATGTTGTCGTCGAATTTGGGGGAAAGCCGGTCGGAAGCATCAAGGAGGTATTTGTGTTTTGAGTAGATCAGCGATTTCATTGAAAATGAACCCAGTGGTCTGTTAGCAGGGTTAATTTGAGATTTGTAGCACACATGGTACTTGATCTGATAATATCTCGTGAGTGTCGACcatatgaaaatttttct from Primulina tabacum isolate GXHZ01 chromosome 3, ASM2559414v2, whole genome shotgun sequence encodes:
- the LOC142540005 gene encoding putative protease Do-like 14 isoform X4, whose translation is MGKLSFMRALTLAAASSGVLSFTTSSNSEKLLSLSLVPPSDSLTWPWRTMQVNSFHEFTALNPSQHGILPMFFSSPNAFPGADISKSATNAGDCPRRSCNCFSVDTIPNAAAKVGPAVVNLSVPQGFGGMTMGKSVGSGTIIDEDGTILTCAHVVVDFQGLRSSSKGKVEVTLQDGRTFEGTVVNADLHSDIALVKIKSKTLLPTAKLGSSSMLRPGDLVVAMGCPLTLQNTVTAGIVSCVDRKSSDLGLGGFRREYLQTDCAINEGNSGGPLVNVYGEIVGVNIMKVLGADGLNFAVPIDSVSTIIKHFKRNGRVVRTWLGLKMIDLNDMITSQLKDNNPAFPNVNKGLLVSVVSPGSPADRAGFRPGDVVVEFGGKPVGSIKEVIEIMGDKVGKPFIAVVKRANDTTKTLTVIPEEADPDM
- the LOC142540005 gene encoding putative protease Do-like 14 isoform X5; amino-acid sequence: MLKPAHMHNTRSSSGIFHVNHNESGILPMFFSSPNAFPGADISKSATNAGDCPRRSCNCFSVDTIPNAAAKVGPAVVNLSVPQGFGGMTMGKSVGSGTIIDEDGTILTCAHVVVDFQGLRSSSKGKQVEVTLQDGRTFEGTVVNADLHSDIALVKIKSKTLLPTAKLGSSSMLRPGDLVVAMGCPLTLQNTVTAGIVSCVDRKSSDLGLGGFRREYLQTDCAINEGNSGGPLVNVYGEIVGVNIMKVLGADGLNFAVPIDSVSTIIKHFKRNGRVVRTWLGLKMIDLNDMITSQLKDNNPAFPNVNKGLLVSVVSPGSPADRAGFRPGDVVVEFGGKPVGSIKEVIEIMGDKVGKPFIAVVKRANDTTKTLTVIPEEADPDM
- the LOC142540005 gene encoding putative protease Do-like 14 isoform X3, coding for MGKLSFMRALTLAAASSGVLSFTTSSNSEKLLSLSLVPPSDSLTWPWRTMQVNSFHEFTALNPSQHGILPMFFSSPNAFPGADISKSATNAGDCPRRSCNCFSVDTIPNAAAKVGPAVVNLSVPQGFGGMTMGKSVGSGTIIDEDGTILTCAHVVVDFQGLRSSSKGKQVEVTLQDGRTFEGTVVNADLHSDIALVKIKSKTLLPTAKLGSSSMLRPGDLVVAMGCPLTLQNTVTAGIVSCVDRKSSDLGLGGFRREYLQTDCAINEGNSGGPLVNVYGEIVGVNIMKVLGADGLNFAVPIDSVSTIIKHFKRNGRVVRTWLGLKMIDLNDMITSQLKDNNPAFPNVNKGLLVSVVSPGSPADRAGFRPGDVVVEFGGKPVGSIKEVIEIMGDKVGKPFIAVVKRANDTTKTLTVIPEEADPDM
- the LOC142540005 gene encoding putative protease Do-like 14 isoform X2, giving the protein MGKLSFMRALTLAAASSGVLSFTTSSNSGEAPFIHSTKKLLSLSLVPPSDSLTWPWRTMQVNSFHEFTALNPSQHGILPMFFSSPNAFPGADISKSATNAGDCPRRSCNCFSVDTIPNAAAKVGPAVVNLSVPQGFGGMTMGKSVGSGTIIDEDGTILTCAHVVVDFQGLRSSSKGKVEVTLQDGRTFEGTVVNADLHSDIALVKIKSKTLLPTAKLGSSSMLRPGDLVVAMGCPLTLQNTVTAGIVSCVDRKSSDLGLGGFRREYLQTDCAINEGNSGGPLVNVYGEIVGVNIMKVLGADGLNFAVPIDSVSTIIKHFKRNGRVVRTWLGLKMIDLNDMITSQLKDNNPAFPNVNKGLLVSVVSPGSPADRAGFRPGDVVVEFGGKPVGSIKEVIEIMGDKVGKPFIAVVKRANDTTKTLTVIPEEADPDM
- the LOC142540005 gene encoding putative protease Do-like 14 isoform X6; protein product: MAHMHNTRSSSGIFHVNHNESGILPMFFSSPNAFPGADISKSATNAGDCPRRSCNCFSVDTIPNAAAKVGPAVVNLSVPQGFGGMTMGKSVGSGTIIDEDGTILTCAHVVVDFQGLRSSSKGKQVEVTLQDGRTFEGTVVNADLHSDIALVKIKSKTLLPTAKLGSSSMLRPGDLVVAMGCPLTLQNTVTAGIVSCVDRKSSDLGLGGFRREYLQTDCAINEGNSGGPLVNVYGEIVGVNIMKVLGADGLNFAVPIDSVSTIIKHFKRNGRVVRTWLGLKMIDLNDMITSQLKDNNPAFPNVNKGLLVSVVSPGSPADRAGFRPGDVVVEFGGKPVGSIKEVIEIMGDKVGKPFIAVVKRANDTTKTLTVIPEEADPDM
- the LOC142540005 gene encoding putative protease Do-like 14 isoform X1, which encodes MGKLSFMRALTLAAASSGVLSFTTSSNSGEAPFIHSTKKLLSLSLVPPSDSLTWPWRTMQVNSFHEFTALNPSQHGILPMFFSSPNAFPGADISKSATNAGDCPRRSCNCFSVDTIPNAAAKVGPAVVNLSVPQGFGGMTMGKSVGSGTIIDEDGTILTCAHVVVDFQGLRSSSKGKQVEVTLQDGRTFEGTVVNADLHSDIALVKIKSKTLLPTAKLGSSSMLRPGDLVVAMGCPLTLQNTVTAGIVSCVDRKSSDLGLGGFRREYLQTDCAINEGNSGGPLVNVYGEIVGVNIMKVLGADGLNFAVPIDSVSTIIKHFKRNGRVVRTWLGLKMIDLNDMITSQLKDNNPAFPNVNKGLLVSVVSPGSPADRAGFRPGDVVVEFGGKPVGSIKEVIEIMGDKVGKPFIAVVKRANDTTKTLTVIPEEADPDM